The Fibrobacter sp. UWB16 genomic interval CCAATAGGTTCGTTTTTCAACAGCATTTTCGTTGCCATCTCGCGCGCCTTTTTATCGGCACCCAAATTAACTCCTTTCATCTTAATCCAGGCGAGATAATCCTGTTCTTCTTCCGTCAAAACCATACTCTTTACCTGTTCTCTTAAAAGCGCTTCCGAAGCATTGTCAACCAAGATTCGATGAATTGCCTTCGCAATAGTCTCATCGCCAAAATCCGGGAGTGATAGGGCGCTACCTGCGTGTTTCAGCAAAAATAGCCAGCGATCCTCATCGGTCTCAACTTGCTCCTCAGACCTGTCAAACCTAGTCAAGTCATATATAATATACTTAACCTTATCGGAAATCGTCAAGCCCTTATCGTTGCGAATGGCCCAAGTGCCGCGATAGTCATCCTGCTGTTGGATGGCAAAATCGCAAATCCAGATGGCAAAAGTCGGTGGGATTTCATAGCGACGAGATTCACGCTCTGCACGTTCCGCATCGGAGAGATTAGTAGACTGTCCCGCAAAAGTTTCTTGGTCCAATTCGTACTTGCTTTGGAGCAAAAACGCACTATGTTGAAGCAATACCCGCTCTACAAAATGAAGAGGCTTAGCCTTTTGCATCTCCACATTGATGCAAAACCCGTTCGCGGTTTTCGCACGAATATCCAGTCTGAACGTTTTGACCTGCGGAAAGATAATGTTGATTTCAGTATTTTTGACCGTGACAGACTTGATTTTGTTATCGCCCCCCAAGTGGAATACCCCGTTCAAAAAGCTGACGAGAGCCTGTTCGTCGCTCAAGAACGCCTTGAAAGCGGCATCGTAAAGCGGGTCAAGGTATTTTTGTTTCTTAATTTCCTCAAGTTTTTGCCGTTCGCAAAACTCGCGAGTATCCCCTAAAAATGTTTCATTTTTGATAGTTTCATTAGCCATTTGCATGTCCTTATAATGGTAAGGAACATCCCCTACCCATTATATTAACACGCATTTTTCGCGATTTCGGCCCACATTTTTATTGTAAAATTTTTATGATTTGCAAAAAAAACGCCCGGTTCCAAGAACCGAGCGTCTTTTAATTTCAAACGTATTCCGAATTACTTGGCTTCGAAGTAATAAGTCTGGAGAGTCTTTCCGTCCTGGGAAAGCTGAATAATCTGCTTGCCCTTCGGGAGGTTGCCAGAGATCTTGAAGAGGTTTTCAGCAACGTATTCGACCTTGAGATCGGTTGCCTTGTCCTTGACCGGGAACACGCCCTTCGTTTCGCCTGCGCCAAAGCCCTTGCAGTCCTTGTGAGAAGCGATCGGAGCGACAACTGCCGGATAGGTCTTAGCCGTGATTGCGGTAGACACGGAAGAAGAGTTGTGGTAGAACACTTCAAGCTTGCCATCGACAACACGCGGATCCGGGAGGTTCGTCACAGCAGCTGCGACCTGAGCGACCGGAGCGGCCTTCTTAGCCTTCTTGCCCTTCTTGCCTTTCTTCTTGACACCAATCTTTTCAGCAAGGCTTGCTTTTGCATCACCAGCCTGCTGCTGCGGCATGGTCAAACGGTAACCAGCGATAGATTCATCGCAGTTCGTGGAGTAGACCACCCACTTGTTATCGATCTTGAGCGGGCCTTCCGGAGTACCCTGGTACAGACCCGGATCAACCTGGGCGCTGTAAATGTAAAGAATGAGAGAAGCGTTCGGATTCTGTTCCGTCGTTTCAATCTTCATACGGGTCTTCACATACTTGGAACGACCAGCATAAACTCTATAAGCGCCAACCGGAACCTTGACGAACTTGAACTTGCCCTTGCGGAGTTCCTGGTTGAATTCGTACTTCTTGGAAAGAGTGGTGTAAATCGTGGAGTCCATACCGACAGTCGGCATTTCCAACGGCTTGTTGGTGAAAGCATCACGGACTTCACCTTCGATGGTACCAGTCTTACCGTTATCGCAAGCCGTCATAGCAAGAGCGATGATGGCAGCGGCACAAATGCTAAGTTTTTTCATTTTGCGTCCTCAGGGTTAAATAAGAGAAAAGCCTCCCTAGTTAGGGAGGCCCCAAAATTTAAGAAGATTAAGCTTCTTCTTCAGCCTTGACCGGAGCAGCCTTGCGAGTCTTACGCTTTGCAGAGGTGATGTTAGCACCGCCGCCATAGCGCTTGTTGAAGCTGTCGATACGGCCAGCCGTATCCACGCGATGCTGCTTGCCCGTCCAGAACGGATGGGTATCAGCAGTGATTTCCAAGGAAATCACGTTATATTCAACACCATCGATAGTCTTCTTTTCGGCGGAAGACTTCGTGGAGCGGGTGATGTATTCTTTACCCGTATTCGCATCGACGAACACGACCGGTTGATAATTAGGGTGGATACCTTCTTTCATTATAAAACTTCCTGTGAAGTAATTGTTGAGAGCCAAAATTTAGTTGTTTTTTAGGATTTTGGCAAGTTGCAACCTCATTTTTAGTATTTTTTATAGCATGAAATCTTTATTGTTGCTCATTCCATTACTTTTAATTGCTTGCGAAAACGACCACCCGACCATAAAAATCGTCGAGGTGAACAAGCGCATGGTGCTCGAAGAATGGCCCGACAGCAACTACATCGCCTCGCTGGACTCCATTTTGAAGCTCGAACCGGTCAAAAAAGGCAAAGACACCGCCGACGTGAGCCTCAAGATGAACGCCTTCAAGGCGCCGACATTCAAGCTCCCGCCGTCAGTCACCGGAAAGAGCACGAGCCGCAAATCCGGGCTCAGCAAGCCGCCCAAACAGGTCAAGCAAACCGCCGAAGCTTCCAAACCGAGCAACAACGCCGAAAATTTCGTTGCCAAGTTCTCGAACGCGCTCTCCGCCTTGCAGTCCGACCCCTCGAACAAGAGCCTTTACAAGGTCGTTTCCGCTAACGACGGCGAAGACCTGTTCAAGCTCCTCCGCAGAACGTATGGTGCAGGCACGCAAAACCTTCCCCGCTTCTACGTGCTCTCGGCACTCCAGTCCGTGAACCCGGGCGTCATGCTCGAGCACCTCAACGCCGGCGACAAAGTCCGCGTCCCGAGACTCTAGAAAAGCGTCTTCACGCCAAAGCCGAGGACGCCGTCTAGGTAATCGCACATATTGGATGCAATTATTATTGCTGTTAGTGAGATGTTCTATAAAAATGAACCGAATGATTAACAGAGTGAGAACAAAGCGTCGGCCAAGGATGGGGAGGGTGCAGGGAGGGGCCCGTGCGGCCTTCGCAACTCCGAGCTGGGGCCCCGCCCGCATGACGTACTTTTTTTGCTTTTTTCAAAAGTTTTTTCTAAAACAGCGTCTTCACGCCAAAGCCAAGCACACCGTCTAGGTAATCGCACCCATTGC includes:
- a CDS encoding PD-(D/E)XK nuclease family transposase, which codes for MANETIKNETFLGDTREFCERQKLEEIKKQKYLDPLYDAAFKAFLSDEQALVSFLNGVFHLGGDNKIKSVTVKNTEINIIFPQVKTFRLDIRAKTANGFCINVEMQKAKPLHFVERVLLQHSAFLLQSKYELDQETFAGQSTNLSDAERAERESRRYEIPPTFAIWICDFAIQQQDDYRGTWAIRNDKGLTISDKVKYIIYDLTRFDRSEEQVETDEDRWLFLLKHAGSALSLPDFGDETIAKAIHRILVDNASEALLREQVKSMVLTEEEQDYLAWIKMKGVNLGADKKAREMATKMLLKNEPIGKIIEYTELSEADIGAIKSEIDQK
- a CDS encoding type B 50S ribosomal protein L31, translated to MKEGIHPNYQPVVFVDANTGKEYITRSTKSSAEKKTIDGVEYNVISLEITADTHPFWTGKQHRVDTAGRIDSFNKRYGGGANITSAKRKTRKAAPVKAEEEA